In Mangifera indica cultivar Alphonso chromosome 1, CATAS_Mindica_2.1, whole genome shotgun sequence, a single genomic region encodes these proteins:
- the LOC123223583 gene encoding uncharacterized protein LOC123223583 isoform X2 — translation MVKVSPDCPYPGCFFCVMKEGNPSKRRASILKFFRELPSQDDDGQVLPISGLWNTAMAHPNDPEFIELGIFECMSSLIWKGLKNRRWLSHDQNIYIPYYAAHIIGSYTMNMEEFAERAVHAGVIAPLIELLRGRLTWVEQRVAVRALGHLATYPSTFPALASQGEILELAIQLAVSSLEIVYSHFYQYVDRRLSYHCDLLTRGMGGVEMESRKAEEWSSQLQCWSLQLINCFAFKPEFLPAICKPEFLTKLPGMWGGLVNENSPAGIGLLRTICHHKLGRESIASCPGLIEALCNIARSSDDWQYMAIVCLLWLLQDPSTCHKVIDKAVATLVDLAEIATLGDHKKLGDSIVNVLQECIQSQGTGRNPIGNHTKEEIEELLSSRHRLKWEKNMPKEDLHIKQAAALVVKLEGNSLFSSGNISGAASKYSEALALCPVRFKKERVVLYSNRAQCHLLLQQPLAAISDATRALCLHNPLNRHAKSLWRRAQAYDMLGLAKESLLDAILFINECSQSNDPDLSLRQNKVPDYAERLVKKQMRAAWLFREAAIKHGGVHCNGDAGDIYGQESDGSEWETASESDMENDGRDELGDEDSDSKWKNEDDRKDKYDKSPIKA, via the exons ATGGTTAAAGTATCTCCCGATTGTCCATACCCAGGATGCTTTTTTTGTGTTATGAAGGAAGGAAATCCAAGTAAGCGCAGAGCaagtatattaaaattcttCAGAGAACTACCCTCACAGGATGATGATGGACAGGTTTTACCTATTAGTGGCCTTTGGAACACTGCTATGGCACATCCGAATGATCCTGAATTCATAGAGTTAGGGATATTTGAATGCATGTCTTCTCTAATATGGAAGGGTTTGAAGAACCGTCGCTGGCTTTCTCATGACCAAAATATATACATTCCTTATTATGCAGCACACATTATTGGATCCTATACTATGAACATGGAAGAATTTGCAGAACGTGCTGTTCATGCTGGGGTAATTGCTCCTTTAATTGAGCTTTTGAGAGGGAGGTTGACTTGGGTTGAGCAGAGAGTGGCAGTGCGAGCTTTAGGGCACTTGGCAACCTATCCAAGTACTTTTCCTGCTTTAGCAAGTCAAGGTGAAATCCTTGAGCTTGCCATTCAACTAGCAGTGAGTTCACTTGAGATAgtttactctcatttttaccAGTATGTTGATAGAAGACTGAGTTATCACTGTGATTTGCTTACTCGTGGCATGGGTGGTGTTGAAATGGAGTCCAGGAAGGCAGAGGAGTGGTCCAGTCAGTTGCAGTGCTGGTCCCTTCAGCTTATTAATTGTTTTGCTTTCAAGCCTGAATTTCTTCCTGCAATCTGCAAACCTGAATTCCTGACTAAACTACCAGGCATGTGGGGAGGACTTGTTAACGAAAACTCACCAGCTGGCATTGGTTTGTTGAGAACAATTTGTCACCATAAGCTTGGTAGGGAATCTATTGCTAGCTGTCCTGGCCTCATTGAAGCATTGTGCAATATTGCTCGATCGTCAGATGATTGGCAGTACATGGCAATTGTCTGCCTCCTCTGGTTGCTACAAGATCCAAGTACATGTCATAAG GTGATTGACAAGGCAGTAGCTACACTTGTAGATCTTGCGGAGATAGCAACTCTGGGTGATCACAAAAAGCTTGGAGATTCTATTGTAAATGTTCTTCAGGAATGTATCCAATCACAAGGGACAGGACGTAACCCCATAGGTAACCACACTAAAGAAGAGATTGAAGAACTATTAAGCTCCAGACACAGATTAAAGTGGGAAAAGAATATGCCAAAAGAGGATCTTCATATCAAACAGGCAGCTGCACTAGTAGTAAAGCTTGAAGGAAATTCCCTATTCTCATCAGGAAATATATCCGGAGCTGCATCAAAATACTCAGAAGCTTTGGCCTTATGCCCTGTGAGATTCAAAAAGGAGAGAGTTGTTTTGTACAGTAATCGAGCTCAGTGTCATCTTCTGTTGCAACAACCATTGGCTGCAATAAGTGATGCTACACGTGCACTTTGTCTTCACAACCCACTTAACCGTCATGCCAAAAGCCTTTGGAGAAGAGCTCAGGCTTATGATATGCTTGGCTTAGCTAAAGAGAGCTTGCTAGATGCCATTCTGTTCATCAATGAGTGCTCTCAATCAAATGACCCTGATCTTTCTCTGAGGCAAAATAAAGTCCCTGACTATGCCGAGAGATTAGTCAAAAAGCAGATGCGTGCAGCTTGGCTATTTAGAGAGGCAGCTATCAAACATGGGGGTGTCCATTGTAACGGTGATGCCGGGGACATCTATGGCCAAGAAAGTGATGGTTCTGAGTGGGAGACGGCAAGTGAAAGTGATATGGAAAATGATGGCAGAGATGAACTGGGTGATGAAGACAGTGATAGCAAATGGAAGAATGAGGATGATAGGAAAGATAAATATGATAAGTCACCGATAAAAG CTTGA
- the LOC123223583 gene encoding uncharacterized protein LOC123223583 isoform X1, with protein MVKVSPDCPYPGCFFCVMKEGNPSKRRASILKFFRELPSQDDDGQVLPISGLWNTAMAHPNDPEFIELGIFECMSSLIWKGLKNRRWLSHDQNIYIPYYAAHIIGSYTMNMEEFAERAVHAGVIAPLIELLRGRLTWVEQRVAVRALGHLATYPSTFPALASQGEILELAIQLAVSSLEIVYSHFYQYVDRRLSYHCDLLTRGMGGVEMESRKAEEWSSQLQCWSLQLINCFAFKPEFLPAICKPEFLTKLPGMWGGLVNENSPAGIGLLRTICHHKLGRESIASCPGLIEALCNIARSSDDWQYMAIVCLLWLLQDPSTCHKVIDKAVATLVDLAEIATLGDHKKLGDSIVNVLQECIQSQGTGRNPIGNHTKEEIEELLSSRHRLKWEKNMPKEDLHIKQAAALVVKLEGNSLFSSGNISGAASKYSEALALCPVRFKKERVVLYSNRAQCHLLLQQPLAAISDATRALCLHNPLNRHAKSLWRRAQAYDMLGLAKESLLDAILFINECSQSNDPDLSLRQNKVPDYAERLVKKQMRAAWLFREAAIKHGGVHCNGDAGDIYGQESDGSEWETASESDMENDGRDELGDEDSDSKWKNEDDRKDKYDKSPIKDIKNGYNVQLVDDET; from the exons ATGGTTAAAGTATCTCCCGATTGTCCATACCCAGGATGCTTTTTTTGTGTTATGAAGGAAGGAAATCCAAGTAAGCGCAGAGCaagtatattaaaattcttCAGAGAACTACCCTCACAGGATGATGATGGACAGGTTTTACCTATTAGTGGCCTTTGGAACACTGCTATGGCACATCCGAATGATCCTGAATTCATAGAGTTAGGGATATTTGAATGCATGTCTTCTCTAATATGGAAGGGTTTGAAGAACCGTCGCTGGCTTTCTCATGACCAAAATATATACATTCCTTATTATGCAGCACACATTATTGGATCCTATACTATGAACATGGAAGAATTTGCAGAACGTGCTGTTCATGCTGGGGTAATTGCTCCTTTAATTGAGCTTTTGAGAGGGAGGTTGACTTGGGTTGAGCAGAGAGTGGCAGTGCGAGCTTTAGGGCACTTGGCAACCTATCCAAGTACTTTTCCTGCTTTAGCAAGTCAAGGTGAAATCCTTGAGCTTGCCATTCAACTAGCAGTGAGTTCACTTGAGATAgtttactctcatttttaccAGTATGTTGATAGAAGACTGAGTTATCACTGTGATTTGCTTACTCGTGGCATGGGTGGTGTTGAAATGGAGTCCAGGAAGGCAGAGGAGTGGTCCAGTCAGTTGCAGTGCTGGTCCCTTCAGCTTATTAATTGTTTTGCTTTCAAGCCTGAATTTCTTCCTGCAATCTGCAAACCTGAATTCCTGACTAAACTACCAGGCATGTGGGGAGGACTTGTTAACGAAAACTCACCAGCTGGCATTGGTTTGTTGAGAACAATTTGTCACCATAAGCTTGGTAGGGAATCTATTGCTAGCTGTCCTGGCCTCATTGAAGCATTGTGCAATATTGCTCGATCGTCAGATGATTGGCAGTACATGGCAATTGTCTGCCTCCTCTGGTTGCTACAAGATCCAAGTACATGTCATAAG GTGATTGACAAGGCAGTAGCTACACTTGTAGATCTTGCGGAGATAGCAACTCTGGGTGATCACAAAAAGCTTGGAGATTCTATTGTAAATGTTCTTCAGGAATGTATCCAATCACAAGGGACAGGACGTAACCCCATAGGTAACCACACTAAAGAAGAGATTGAAGAACTATTAAGCTCCAGACACAGATTAAAGTGGGAAAAGAATATGCCAAAAGAGGATCTTCATATCAAACAGGCAGCTGCACTAGTAGTAAAGCTTGAAGGAAATTCCCTATTCTCATCAGGAAATATATCCGGAGCTGCATCAAAATACTCAGAAGCTTTGGCCTTATGCCCTGTGAGATTCAAAAAGGAGAGAGTTGTTTTGTACAGTAATCGAGCTCAGTGTCATCTTCTGTTGCAACAACCATTGGCTGCAATAAGTGATGCTACACGTGCACTTTGTCTTCACAACCCACTTAACCGTCATGCCAAAAGCCTTTGGAGAAGAGCTCAGGCTTATGATATGCTTGGCTTAGCTAAAGAGAGCTTGCTAGATGCCATTCTGTTCATCAATGAGTGCTCTCAATCAAATGACCCTGATCTTTCTCTGAGGCAAAATAAAGTCCCTGACTATGCCGAGAGATTAGTCAAAAAGCAGATGCGTGCAGCTTGGCTATTTAGAGAGGCAGCTATCAAACATGGGGGTGTCCATTGTAACGGTGATGCCGGGGACATCTATGGCCAAGAAAGTGATGGTTCTGAGTGGGAGACGGCAAGTGAAAGTGATATGGAAAATGATGGCAGAGATGAACTGGGTGATGAAGACAGTGATAGCAAATGGAAGAATGAGGATGATAGGAAAGATAAATATGATAAGTCACCGATAAAAG ACATAAAGAATGGATACAATGTGCAGCTTGTGGATGATGAAACATAA